Proteins co-encoded in one Bremerella sp. TYQ1 genomic window:
- a CDS encoding response regulator — MKTVFTTGEAAKICKVSQQTIIRCFDSGQLKGFRVPGSRFRRIPRDQLYNFMRENGIPTDALESGKRKALIVDDDVDLVELLVDAFERDGRFELRTANNGFDAGMLVKEFHPDIVVLDIMLPDINGKEVCQRVRMDKTMEDVKILCISGMIEQDKVADLMACGANEFMQKPFSVEALVDKACNMLDMESVNS, encoded by the coding sequence ATGAAAACAGTCTTTACCACCGGTGAAGCAGCGAAGATCTGCAAGGTCAGCCAACAGACCATCATTCGTTGCTTCGACTCGGGGCAATTGAAAGGATTTCGCGTCCCTGGCAGCCGGTTCCGACGCATCCCGCGCGATCAGCTGTACAACTTTATGCGTGAAAACGGCATCCCGACCGATGCCCTGGAAAGTGGCAAACGCAAAGCTTTGATCGTTGACGACGACGTCGACTTGGTCGAACTGTTGGTCGACGCATTCGAACGCGATGGCCGTTTCGAGCTGCGAACTGCCAACAACGGTTTCGATGCCGGCATGCTGGTCAAGGAATTTCATCCTGACATCGTCGTGCTGGATATCATGCTGCCCGATATTAATGGTAAGGAAGTCTGCCAGCGCGTCCGCATGGACAAGACGATGGAAGACGTCAAAATCCTTTGCATCTCAGGCATGATCGAGCAAGACAAAGTCGCCGATCTGATGGCATGCGGAGCCAATGAATTCATGCAGAAGCCTTTCTCTGTCGAAGCACTCGTCGACAAGGCTTGCAACATGCTGGACATGGAATCGGTAAATTCCTAG
- a CDS encoding HAMP domain-containing sensor histidine kinase codes for MESSSANRSDESRQLRDEKLKSLKRLAYGASHEINNPLANIASRAQALLLGEKDPDRRHELATIYAQAMRGHEMIADLMLFARPPAPQLAECSLDRIATDAVQQMQSAAQQQQTDLKLEIPSETTTLTADANLLTLAAAALIRNALEALKHGGQVEVTLAADEEVATLAVQDDGPGIADEMADVVFDPFHSGREAGRGLGFGLTKCWTIAKAHGGDTYVDTAFGPGARIVLEIPLHPKINNESE; via the coding sequence ATGGAATCTTCTTCCGCGAACCGCTCGGATGAGAGCCGACAGCTGCGCGACGAGAAACTGAAAAGCCTCAAACGACTCGCGTATGGGGCCAGTCACGAGATCAATAATCCACTGGCAAACATCGCCAGCCGGGCTCAAGCCCTTCTGTTGGGTGAGAAAGATCCCGACCGCCGTCACGAACTGGCCACCATCTATGCTCAAGCGATGCGTGGCCACGAAATGATTGCCGACTTGATGCTTTTCGCGCGGCCCCCTGCTCCGCAGCTCGCGGAGTGTTCGCTTGACAGAATCGCGACCGATGCCGTTCAGCAAATGCAGTCTGCCGCCCAGCAGCAGCAAACGGACTTGAAGCTAGAGATTCCCAGCGAAACGACTACTTTGACGGCCGATGCCAATCTGTTGACGCTTGCCGCCGCGGCCCTGATTCGAAACGCGCTGGAAGCCCTTAAGCATGGCGGGCAAGTAGAAGTCACGTTGGCTGCCGACGAAGAAGTTGCCACGTTGGCCGTTCAAGACGATGGCCCTGGCATCGCGGACGAAATGGCAGACGTGGTATTCGATCCGTTCCACAGTGGACGGGAAGCTGGCCGCGGATTGGGCTTTGGCCTAACGAAGTGCTGGACCATTGCCAAAGCACACGGCGGCGACACCTACGTCGATACCGCGTTTGGTCCCGGGGCGAGGATCGTCCTTGAAATTCCTTTGCATCCGAAAATCAACAACGAGAGTGAGTAA
- a CDS encoding Na+/H+ antiporter NhaC family protein, which yields MDPHPFGWLSLVPPLVAIALAILTRQTLISLLIGIISGAIILQDGNVFAGLWSTVADYLWPKLIAEDKLQVYTFTLLTGGMIGLVSASGGMRGLVNLIVPFANTRSKGQVTSWLMGLVIFIDDYANMLLLGGTLRQITDRLKISREKLAYIVDSTAAPVSGLAIVSTWVATEINYIEEGINQISGENKPDAFLLFLQSIPYRFYTLWALLLVPLVAVLKRDMGPMVKAEVTALTEPEIADETNPAADKLPQTSSWLNAAIPIGVMLTVVIGFLYYTGFTTATEEGIADPSLLQIFGNGDSYISLLYGSAIGLMVAIVQIAPQRLLSAKQLGWAVLKGFWAMAPALFILWLAASLAAQTEPPTIDEATGQMTLNGLNTAGYLEQILRANLSITFLPTIIFLIASAVAFSTGTSWGTMGILVPLSVSLTANMLTAGGQPLDVSDPILLTVVGSVLAGAIFGDHCSPISDTTILSSQSCGCNHVAHVRTQMPYALLGAVASIVAGTIPVALGLPVFFCHILGVGVLVGTLFLLGRNPETIAAEMKQSPDPS from the coding sequence ATGGATCCACACCCGTTCGGCTGGCTGAGCTTGGTTCCCCCATTGGTTGCGATTGCCCTGGCAATCCTCACTCGACAAACCCTCATTTCGCTGCTGATCGGCATCATCTCTGGGGCCATCATTTTGCAAGATGGCAACGTCTTCGCCGGACTTTGGTCGACCGTGGCCGATTATCTTTGGCCAAAGCTGATCGCGGAAGACAAGCTGCAAGTCTATACATTCACCCTGTTGACCGGGGGGATGATCGGTTTGGTCTCTGCCTCCGGCGGCATGCGAGGGCTGGTGAATCTTATCGTTCCCTTCGCCAACACGCGTTCAAAGGGGCAAGTTACCAGTTGGTTGATGGGCCTGGTCATCTTCATCGACGACTACGCCAACATGCTGCTGCTCGGCGGAACACTGCGTCAAATCACCGACCGTTTGAAGATCTCCCGCGAGAAGCTCGCTTACATCGTCGACTCGACGGCCGCTCCTGTCTCCGGTTTAGCCATTGTTTCGACTTGGGTCGCGACCGAGATCAACTACATCGAAGAAGGCATCAACCAGATCAGCGGCGAGAACAAACCAGACGCGTTCCTGCTGTTCCTGCAAAGCATCCCCTACCGCTTTTACACGCTTTGGGCGCTGCTATTGGTCCCACTGGTGGCGGTCCTTAAACGAGACATGGGACCAATGGTTAAAGCGGAAGTTACTGCATTGACCGAGCCGGAAATCGCGGATGAAACCAATCCAGCCGCGGACAAGTTGCCGCAAACATCGAGTTGGCTTAACGCCGCCATTCCAATCGGCGTGATGCTGACGGTCGTGATTGGCTTTCTTTATTACACTGGTTTCACCACGGCCACAGAAGAAGGCATCGCCGATCCGTCCCTGCTGCAAATCTTCGGCAATGGCGACTCCTATATTTCATTGTTGTACGGTTCGGCGATTGGGCTGATGGTTGCCATCGTCCAAATTGCTCCACAGCGTTTGCTTTCCGCCAAGCAGCTCGGCTGGGCCGTTTTGAAGGGCTTCTGGGCGATGGCTCCGGCCCTGTTCATCTTGTGGTTGGCAGCTTCCCTCGCGGCTCAAACAGAGCCCCCAACCATCGACGAAGCGACCGGGCAAATGACACTCAACGGCCTGAACACGGCGGGTTACCTCGAACAAATCTTGCGAGCCAATCTTTCGATCACCTTCCTGCCGACAATCATCTTCCTGATTGCTTCGGCGGTGGCATTTTCGACAGGTACCAGCTGGGGCACGATGGGAATCTTGGTTCCCCTTTCCGTTTCGCTGACTGCCAACATGCTGACCGCCGGCGGTCAACCGCTCGACGTGTCCGATCCCATTCTGCTGACCGTTGTCGGAAGCGTCCTTGCTGGCGCGATCTTCGGCGATCACTGTTCACCGATTTCTGACACGACCATCCTTTCCTCTCAAAGCTGTGGCTGTAACCATGTGGCGCACGTGCGAACGCAGATGCCGTATGCCCTGCTTGGTGCGGTCGCGTCGATCGTTGCTGGTACGATTCCCGTCGCCCTTGGCCTGCCGGTGTTCTTCTGCCATATCTTGGGCGTTGGAGTACTCGTGGGAACACTCTTCCTTCTAGGCCGCAATCCAGAAACGATCGCCGCCGAAATGAAACAATCGCCCGATCCATCTTAG
- the hpnH gene encoding adenosyl-hopene transferase HpnH — MSVPISQMWTVASYVLKQKLLGRKRYPLVLMLEPLFRCNLACAGCGKIQFPVEILRKQLTPEQCFTAVDECGAPIVSIPGGEPLLHPQMPEIVEGLVKRKKYIYLCTNALKLEKSLSQFKPSKYLTFSVHMDGPREEHDHAVCREGTYDIAVSAIKAALKQGFRVTTNTTLFDGAQPERIRGFFDEMMKLGVEGMMLSPGYSYEKAPDQDHFLKRNQTYKLFREILSAPKKAWQFNQSPLFVEFLKGNYDLECTPWGNPTYNIFGWQKPCYLVDEGHTQTFAELLEAVEWDNYGTQSGNPKCANCMVHSGYEPSAVDATFSSLRGLMETAKLTLFGAPKKNRTITGLDEDQRIDEAESPQRPDRKQTELPVLQ, encoded by the coding sequence ATGAGCGTCCCAATCTCGCAAATGTGGACCGTCGCGTCGTACGTCCTCAAGCAAAAGCTGCTCGGGCGGAAACGTTACCCATTGGTTCTGATGCTGGAACCACTGTTCCGCTGCAATCTGGCATGTGCCGGGTGCGGGAAGATTCAGTTCCCTGTCGAAATCCTCCGCAAGCAGCTCACCCCAGAGCAGTGCTTCACGGCCGTCGATGAATGTGGGGCCCCGATCGTCAGTATCCCCGGCGGCGAGCCTCTGCTGCATCCGCAAATGCCGGAGATCGTGGAAGGGCTGGTGAAGCGGAAGAAGTACATCTATTTGTGTACCAACGCGCTGAAGCTGGAGAAGTCGCTTTCGCAGTTCAAGCCGAGCAAGTACCTGACGTTCAGCGTTCATATGGATGGCCCGCGCGAAGAGCACGACCATGCCGTCTGCCGCGAAGGAACGTACGACATCGCCGTCAGCGCGATCAAAGCGGCATTGAAGCAAGGCTTCCGTGTCACGACAAACACGACACTGTTCGACGGGGCCCAGCCGGAACGGATTCGAGGTTTCTTCGACGAGATGATGAAGCTTGGCGTGGAAGGAATGATGCTTTCGCCAGGCTACAGTTACGAGAAAGCGCCGGATCAGGATCACTTCCTGAAACGGAACCAAACCTACAAGCTGTTCCGCGAGATCTTGTCGGCTCCGAAGAAGGCCTGGCAGTTCAACCAAAGCCCGCTCTTCGTCGAGTTTCTGAAGGGGAACTACGATCTTGAGTGTACGCCGTGGGGCAATCCGACGTACAACATCTTCGGCTGGCAAAAGCCGTGTTACCTGGTCGACGAAGGGCACACGCAAACCTTCGCCGAGCTGTTGGAAGCGGTCGAGTGGGACAACTACGGCACGCAAAGCGGTAACCCCAAGTGCGCCAACTGCATGGTGCACAGCGGCTACGAACCGAGCGCCGTCGACGCAACGTTCTCTTCGCTTCGCGGTTTGATGGAAACCGCCAAGCTGACTCTTTTCGGCGCTCCGAAAAAGAACCGTACGATCACCGGCTTGGATGAAGACCAACGCATCGACGAAGCGGAATCGCCGCAACGGCCAGACCGCAAGCAAACAGAACTGCCGGTACTGCAGTAG
- a CDS encoding prenyltransferase/squalene oxidase repeat-containing protein yields MMDGSSSLARDRRPNGGAGNGSADAPSLSTAIERTSNWLLSQQAEDGYWCAELEGDSILQSEFLLLLAWARREDSELAQRVAKKLLEQQREDGTWSQYPEAKIDISSSVKAYFALKLTGHSPSANYMVKARDAILEAGGADAVNSFTRLYLALLGQIPMEICPAIPPEMILLPNWFPLNIYRMSSWSRTIFIPLAICWALRPVVDRSDECSIQELFIKPPHQWPELRCPGQEKAKGLFTWDRFFRTADSCLKQIEKLRLRPLRSRALKLCEQWILDRMPKSDGVGAIFPPILWSIVAFKALGYSDDHESVQYCWDEIDKLMLHDDEEETTRIQPCRSPVWDTTITLRALAAARHGADEPRIRKSVEWMLSKEVREKGDWTNNVRCEPGGWYFEFNNEFYPDLDDTAMALMALQEQLAECGVSLEVHPGQSWENTTIVTTSNKVSAQDAVGQAMLLDRISSATKRALAWSSEMQNHDGGWGAFDKNNDAEFLCKVPFADHNAMIDPSWPDLSARVIEAYGLLGVNENSRGKLGDTVRKAITYIRDNQYEDGSWFGRWGVNYIYGTWQCIVGLTAVGIPTDDEAVQRGAQWLIDTQQQSGAWGETCDSYENPNLKGIGTPTPSQTAWALLGLIAAGKEDSDAVRRGIQYLLSTQNEDGTWDEEPYTGTGFPQVFYLRYHYYRIYFPLLALATWAKKSTDTKEGSR; encoded by the coding sequence ATGATGGATGGATCCTCCTCACTTGCCCGAGATCGGCGGCCCAATGGCGGCGCCGGCAACGGCTCTGCTGACGCTCCTTCTTTGTCGACCGCTATCGAGCGGACTTCCAACTGGCTCCTTTCGCAACAGGCGGAAGATGGCTATTGGTGTGCCGAGCTGGAAGGGGATTCGATCCTGCAAAGCGAGTTCCTGCTGCTCTTGGCTTGGGCACGTCGCGAAGACTCGGAACTGGCCCAGCGAGTCGCCAAGAAACTGCTCGAACAGCAGCGCGAAGATGGCACATGGAGCCAATACCCGGAAGCGAAGATCGATATCAGTTCCAGCGTGAAGGCTTATTTCGCGTTGAAGCTGACCGGGCACTCGCCGTCGGCTAACTACATGGTGAAAGCTCGCGATGCGATCCTGGAGGCAGGCGGCGCCGACGCGGTGAACAGCTTCACGCGGTTGTACTTGGCACTGCTGGGGCAAATCCCGATGGAGATCTGCCCCGCAATTCCGCCAGAGATGATCTTGCTGCCCAACTGGTTCCCGCTGAACATCTATCGCATGAGCAGCTGGTCGCGAACCATTTTCATTCCACTGGCGATCTGCTGGGCACTTCGTCCGGTGGTCGACCGAAGCGACGAGTGCTCGATTCAGGAACTGTTCATCAAGCCGCCGCACCAGTGGCCAGAGCTCCGCTGCCCAGGGCAAGAGAAAGCGAAGGGGCTGTTCACGTGGGATCGTTTCTTCCGCACAGCTGACAGCTGCTTGAAGCAGATCGAAAAGCTGCGTCTGCGTCCGCTTCGATCGCGGGCTTTGAAATTGTGCGAACAATGGATCCTCGACCGCATGCCCAAAAGTGACGGCGTCGGGGCGATCTTCCCGCCGATCCTCTGGAGCATTGTCGCGTTCAAAGCCCTGGGCTACTCCGACGATCACGAGTCGGTGCAGTACTGCTGGGACGAAATCGACAAGCTGATGCTGCACGACGACGAAGAGGAAACGACCCGCATTCAGCCCTGCAGAAGCCCTGTTTGGGATACGACCATCACGCTGCGAGCCCTCGCCGCGGCACGCCATGGCGCGGACGAGCCACGGATTCGCAAGTCGGTCGAATGGATGCTTTCCAAGGAAGTCCGCGAGAAAGGGGACTGGACGAACAACGTCCGCTGCGAGCCAGGCGGGTGGTACTTTGAGTTCAATAACGAGTTCTACCCTGACCTCGACGATACGGCGATGGCACTGATGGCGCTGCAAGAGCAGTTGGCCGAGTGTGGCGTTTCGCTGGAAGTGCATCCTGGCCAATCGTGGGAAAACACCACGATCGTCACGACATCGAACAAAGTTTCGGCTCAGGACGCCGTCGGTCAGGCCATGCTGCTGGACCGGATTTCGAGTGCCACCAAGCGTGCGCTGGCGTGGAGCAGCGAGATGCAAAACCATGATGGCGGTTGGGGAGCGTTCGATAAGAACAACGACGCCGAGTTCCTGTGCAAAGTGCCGTTCGCCGATCACAACGCCATGATCGACCCTAGCTGGCCAGACTTGTCGGCGCGAGTGATCGAAGCGTACGGACTGTTGGGCGTGAATGAAAACAGCCGCGGCAAACTGGGCGATACCGTTCGCAAAGCGATCACTTACATTCGCGACAACCAGTACGAAGATGGCTCCTGGTTTGGCCGCTGGGGCGTTAACTACATCTATGGTACCTGGCAGTGTATTGTCGGCCTGACCGCGGTTGGCATTCCGACCGACGACGAGGCCGTACAGCGCGGGGCCCAATGGCTGATCGACACGCAGCAGCAATCAGGCGCGTGGGGCGAAACGTGCGACAGTTACGAGAATCCCAATCTGAAAGGGATCGGCACGCCGACACCTTCGCAGACCGCTTGGGCATTGCTGGGACTGATTGCGGCCGGCAAAGAGGACAGCGACGCTGTTCGCCGCGGCATTCAGTACCTGCTTTCGACACAGAATGAGGATGGCACATGGGACGAAGAGCCGTACACAGGTACCGGCTTTCCCCAAGTCTTCTACCTCCGATATCACTACTACCGTATCTATTTCCCACTGTTGGCATTGGCCACGTGGGCGAAGAAATCGACTGACACGAAAGAAGGCTCGCGATGA